From the genome of Miscanthus floridulus cultivar M001 chromosome 10, ASM1932011v1, whole genome shotgun sequence, one region includes:
- the LOC136488914 gene encoding putative AP2/ERF and B3 domain-containing protein Os01g0140700 → MSFSKLSAAATYTAAMMESSTKMALAAIDGADVEVAEQQLPPSRFINGVMLQPSNGRWCGAQTYERPIRKWMSTFPEEETPARGYDDLAAPARRCQRGVANFSAECATDDGELAFQPMSFKSVTVKTTLQMQTSSDEVQPSLWQAARAQPATTWVREHLFQKALTPSDVGKLNRLVVPKHHVVKHLFLSRNPMMAARIGMLIDFVDGSGKTWRFRYSFSATSRMYVITKGWRRFVREKGLQAGDTVAFSRSTFGAYKQMQIDYWKTQKKPEDAKADAIAVDCHAVMLFGVDIATA, encoded by the coding sequence ATGTCCTTCTCGAAGCTATCCGCCGCCGCAACGTATACTGCTGCGATGATGGAGTCCAGCACCAAAATGGCCTTGGCGGCCATAGACGGTGCCGACGTCGAGGTGGCGGAGCAACAACTTCCACCGTCTCGGTTCATCAATGGCGTCATGCTGCAGCCTTCGAACGGGCGCTGGTGCGGCGCCCAAACCTACGAACGACCCATACGGAAGTGGATGAGCACGTTCCCTGAAGAAGAAACCCCGGCTCGCGGCTACGACGACCTGGCTGCGCCTGCGCGCCGCTGCCAACGCGGCGTCGCCAACTTCTCAGCGGAGTGCGCGACGGACGACGGCGAGCTTGCGTTCCAGCCGATGAGCTTCAAGTCCGTGACCGTCAAGACGACCTTGCAGATGCAGACGTCTTCCGACGAGGTGCAGCCGAGCCTGTGGCAGGCAGCGCGTGCGCAGCCGGCGACGACGTGGGTGCGGGAACATCTTTTCCAGAAGGCGCTGACGCCCAGCGACGTCGGCAAGCTCAACCGCCTCGTCGTGCCGAAGCACCACGTCGTGAAGCACTTGTTTCTGAGCCGCAACCCCATGATGGCGGCCCGTATTGGCATGCTCATCGACTTCGTGGACGGCTCCGGCAAGACGTGGCGGTTCAGGTACTCCTTCAGCGCGACCAGCCGGATGTACGTCATCACCAAGGGATGGAGACGCTTCGTTCGGGAGAAGGGCCTCCAAGCTGGGGACACAGTGGCATTCTCTCGGTCGACGTTTGGGGCGTACAAGCAGATGCAGATAGACTACTGGAAGACGCAGAAGAAGCCGGAAGATGCCAAGGCTGATGCTATTGCCGTTGATTGCCATGCCGTCATGCTGTTCGGCGTTGATATTGCTACAGCCTAG